From Brassica rapa cultivar Chiifu-401-42 chromosome A06, CAAS_Brap_v3.01, whole genome shotgun sequence:
AATTTGGCTATTGGGCTTGGGGTTACGTTACATACGGGACAATTTACTAGATGGTATAAATACTTTTGAATTATGAAATTATAACGTGCTAAATTACTATTAGCAGAATGATTAGTACAACAccaaaatagataaataaaaaatctagcAAGCTGGTCTATGAATTACAcatatatactaaaatttagTTTATTCACCAAtatcttataatattaatagGTTGCACGTTGATACGATATCATTAAAACTTACTTAACATTTTAAATGTCAACATTCCTTAGCTGGTTGATGATTTTtcgttttatataaattatatttttatcttttagatTTCAATAAACATAATGTCTATATAAAGAAATTAGAAATAACATGTTGCGAGTTTTCTACCAAAAAATGTTGCGACTATAGCTCTtcccataatatttttttccctTAATATTTTTAAGGGAAATATGAgtaaaaacttatttatatttgTGTACTTTAATATATCTATCAAGGGGAAAAAACTATATCTTTATCGTGTTGGAGTTACAGAACAGTAACGAAAATGGTAAGAAACTCGTGACCGTAGTAGGACTGCGTGCTAATTAAGTTTAAGAAaatgttgatggaataatgtAGTGAGGTTAAAAGTCGGACGGTGGATATCAGGCGTTGGAGCTAATGGATGAGATAAGGTTAAAAGTATAAAAGGTAATGCACGAGTAGTgcttaaataaaaacaaagtatATCAAATGATGATCTGCATGCAATTCACATTCATTCTAATAAAAATAGAACCACTACAGCACAAAATGACAacaattaaacaaaagataatagGTCCgaactttttttattctttctatccaatttttttttccaagaactaaacttaaaatttaaaaatgattctCCGGTCCGGACAGCAGTCTGGTGGCCAAAAACCATTATCTCAAAAAAAAGTGTTAGAGAgaaaatttcatattaaaaatatataaacgatttgagtaatatataaaagatttaaAACATTTCAATTACTTTCAATTAGTTTTAAAGTGGAAACCTATAAAACTTGTCATAACTTTCTGGTTAGTTTCGACCAGAGTGATTCTAGTGTCACTTATTATCAATCGTGATTAGTTTCGTTTATCGtatgaaattattattatttttgaatgaaatcGTATGAAATTCATCAATATTCTCGTTTGAACCAAACTTATACTACCTATTATTCTTAGCCTAGCTAAATGCGATTTAAActtcgtgacaaaaaaaaagctaatgCGATTTAAACTAATCAGCAAAAGAAAAAGCAATCCCATTAACCTGTCCATCGAACTATAAGTAACAAAACTTTCTTAATTTTTCATTGAACCAGCTTAACGTTTTGGTAAACATTTTGAAATTTAGTGGTCATCTCGATAAGAAAACGTTAGCATGTATGAGAACAAagtatttaacattttaccccaAAAAAATGTATGAGAAGAAAATGGtggaattatatattttcatttttcacgATTTCAtctagtattatatattttcaccaGTTCATTTACTACATAAGGTTACTATTTACTTATTTTCAAGAGTTTGGTTATGTATTAAATATGCAGATTATATATACACTTATCGAAATGAGTTCGTTTATTGTCATAAGATTTCTCTTCAACGACCGAACTTAAAGTCTATTTATCCTTAGATATTGAAAATGTTGCTAGATAATTCTGTATTGCACTGAAGATCGACTCCATCTCCCATAAGATAGAATGAATCTGTGGGTTAAAAACAAAGTTTCCATCTCCGTCCTTATCCAACTTTTGGTCACAAATCCATGTAGTTCCTATATAACAAGAGAAAACTGTCATTATTGACCTCCAATCTATTTGATACTCCCTccgtatttttttatttgacgtTTTCCAGCTTTGCACAAACATTAAGAAAACTGATACAATTTCTATTTTAACCTTTTCAATTGCTTTAGATTAGCTTTTTAGTCATAAAGATGCTACAAGTCACGTTAATATTATAAGGGTAAAAACATCAACTTCTATCATTATTTGCATTGGACTCTGTAAACGTCAAGTATattgacacaaaaaaaaatcactagaACTCAAGTATTCccgaacggagggagtactcaTTATATTTATTCACAGAGTAAGCAAAATTTCTTAGAGCATGTGCAACAAAGAATCCTTAGCTCGAAtctataaaaaagaaatattaaaatattggtgTGGAGCACAAATTTTGTAAGGATCAATCCGAAAAATCCTAACATAAGGATTGATCCTAGTTGCTTTTCGTTACTGTGTCGTGGGTCCCACGATACGTGGCGGTCCACGATTAgtccatttttaattttttttttaattaaacgaaaaagaaaaaaaaaactaataaaataattaaaatttaacattggAAATCGAGCTCTCCAGGTCCACCATTGCAGGTGCCCTTATATACGGCTCTGACTCACACCCCCTATCGAGTTGAATCGTTTAAAGCATGGAAAAATTGGTCCTTAAAACATTACACTATTTTGATGAACTtaagttattatatttttttggcaaTTAAAACTGATGCTTCATGAGCTTTAACCTTAGGAGCCTAATAAGACCAGACCTGTTGACTTTACATGAGAGAAGTGAAGAATACAGTCTTTAGTCTCGGACAAGCTATGAACCGCGCCTTTAGTTTCATCTGCTATATTAAATGAAAGTCTATCATCTTCTCAAAGTCACATTGTTCAATTGGAAGAAAGTGAAAATGAGACGGGTGTCGAATTTGCTATTCTCACAAACCATTATATTGAAAGGAAGAAAAACTCTGTAAAATGTTAAGCAACAAGACAGTGTCATGCGGCAGAAATTATTAGTCAAGACTCAGGTGTTCACAACGTAAAGACGCCAAGGAAATTTTAGAAAACCAACATTTAGTTGTTTTGGCAAGGAAGAGATCATCACATATacataaatacttcatataggAAGTCATGTTGCCTTGGAGGCAGCTTCCTTTTTGGCAAATCCAGTCACAGCTACTGCAACCAGGGTCATGTCTATGGCGAGCAGCACCAAGCTTTGCGCTTGTGCAACATTGGTTACTTGGACCATTCTACTGTGGCATGAAGAATTTGGTTATTATGAACTAAACATAACTAATTCGCTTAAGGTTTATCGTCTGTCAACAATGTTAATTTTCTGAGGAGTTTGATCTTCAATGTTTATAGATTCTTTGTGTGCTGGCACTACGAATATACCAAACTAGTCCATCCATTTCGATGAGATTCGTCTGCTGTTGTTTCATACAGTATCCACTCTTCTCCTTCGCCTGGATTTTAATATGTGAACTGAAGAATATCCTAAAACAACAATTTTGATTGATTGACATCCTTACGTTCCTCCGTGGATCGAAGACGTAACTTTGTCATGAGAACGATGTACTTTCCTGTTGGAACCACATGTTCCTCTCTACACTTTCCTTGTTGAAAAAGAGGGGATAAGACTCAAATTCAGAGGCCCAAGCTTTTTTCTTTTCGCCTACCAAAGGTGAAGTTATCTAAACCTCAACCAACACATGATTTAGTCCACGCACCGGTTTTAATGTTCAGTCTCTTTTATGACAGAACTCGCATTAAGCAACAAGATTCTGGACTACACACCTCCACAAAGAACTTTTAGAGGTTCAAGGACTTATTCTTGCCTATTATTCATCCAGAGCGCAGTGCGATTTAAACAGCAGAACCACAACctcaaaaaaattttgaaagcTCTATATAACATTGAAGAGTAAGAACAACGAACACTACTCCAGccactaaaatataaaaggaCGTTATGACGCAGTATGAACAAGAAACTAGATATGTGCCTTTACCAACAGTGGAGCCTAAAGCTAAAAACAACGGTCGTTAACATGTACTTATACAACATCTCTCTATCGACTTTCTTTGTCACATTTAGTCTCAGtttctccttttcttcttcttcttcttcttcttcttctcttctttatccGCCGCATTCTTCAACTGTAAAGAAAACGATCTGTCAGTGAAGGCCTACTAACAAAACAAAGCAACATTACTTAACACCAGCGACAAACGAGCTTACCATAATGATGAGCATACGAATAAACACAGCTACAAAATCGGTGAAGAGGGTCAACGAATGTTTCTCATAGTCCATATCACCGAGATGTGCTTTCTCTATAATCTCTTGCGTGTCCACCACCATGTATCCAACAAAGATCAACAGTCCGAAGTAGAGCTGCACCAACACATTCTTAGCATTGTGAGGAGTCTAAGAAAGAACAAACTACAAAAAGAAAGTCATCTTTACACACGTCTAGTGTACCTCAAACTCGAAGATAGACGCAGAGCCACCAAAGATGGAAGAAGCAAAATGAAGCCACATAAGCATGGCCAAGCCACAGATGAAAGCAGTCCTCCAAGCCAGAAGACGTTGACGATAATACCCTTGCTGGTTATGTGTAGATTACCTTTTCGCTACCGTGACGCTCGGGCAGTTCCGGAGACTTCTTGAAACACTGAGGGTCCTCCTCGCATCTCCTTGAAACTTTGCCGCGAAGCAAATCAAATACATCTCTATAGAAACCAATAAGAACTACCCACGTggaatttatttttgtttcctgATATACACAGTTTTCTACTTGCAATGCCAGGACTTCTGAAGCTTGCAAATTATTCTACTTTCAGTGATATGATGTTATATGGAGGTTCTATTCGGATAACTATATTTGTAGAAGACAATTGCCTaacagttttgtttttttttttacactagCGTATAATCTTTCGTTTAAAACGCATAGTTAGCTACTTAATACTTTACTAGATTtggacccgcacaaccgtgcgggtactaattttcatgtttttatatatattttacataattaaaatatatttataaagttacttatatatttaaatgtttatatataataatttgaatatataacaatttgatagttttcatgctgtaagttaattgattattttaaatcatcacatatatttggtattttttattattatattttaaaattatttttatttaattattatgatcctgatccgtaattcaaagcgctagattttctttatcaatattttttttatgtttattcatttaagataataactatatatatatatatataaaagtttaagataagttaaatttatacatgaattaacccgttctactaacatattatatttctagcataaatttttaatgtttggaaaataaaatatattaatttatcagtttaaaataattttatcatatttagttaaatacaatgttttattttaaaatgatagatataactataaaatagtaaaatttgatatattttttttcattttataaaatataactgagtatatatatatattaatgtataataacattaagttcattactaattacaaaattagtgaaaatatttatatacaatacaatttttgataattaaaatattgttataatgtttttcaacacatttgttaagaaaattaaatatatatatatatatatatctatatatatatatttaaattaaaagatatcaaattatattatgatttaagtagttaaaagattatatattagcattaaggaaatatatttaatacaaattttaaataatgatccgaataaaaatatcacacatgaatcaatgtGAGGTTGTTAACCCATCCGGATTTTTAGGAGTGGATGTTATATTAGGAATGATatattataaatctatattattagtaataaatgaattaactAATTTCTAGTGagggtccatttttaaaaaaatcatacatgaatcaaagttgtgacttctgttttaatatataagatataatactagaaaaggaaaaaaaaaaaagacttccTCAAATGTTCAAGTCAATTCGAGAAATTTCGTAGAATCGTTCTTTGAGTTTTTGAATCAAGTATGGTTTGGTTTTACTTCACTTCACGTTTTCATTGGAACACAAAAACGTCACGTAGTTTCCATAATGaaagaaaaaacgaaaaaaCGACATACATTCCATGTGATTTAACGATAACATCTCTTTCACTTCCTTCAAAGCTCATTTCAAACCACACACTCAAAACTTACTCTTGAGGAACTGAACAGAGGAGAGACTAGACAGACAGAGAGGAgactgtgtgtgtgtgtgaggaaGCAACAAATGTCCATATCCATGGCGTTATTCTCTCCGCCGATCTCTTCTCCACTTCAAAACTCTAACCTCATTCCCAAGATCTCACTCTCCCTCCTCTCCACCAAGCGACTCTCTCTCGTCTCCCTCACTCGAGCCTCCTCCGACAACGGTACGTCAACACCCGCTTCCGCAACCACCGTGGAGGCTCCAACTCCAAAGCCTGCCTCTGTAGAAGAGGTTCCGGTAAAATCTCCGGCGGAAAGCCCCTCCGCGTCTGAAAATGGCGCCGTTGGAGCCCAAGAGATTGATGATATGACAACCACCACGATGACGGAGATCAAGTTTCAGGACGCGAAGTGGGTTAATGGAACATGGGACCTGAAACAGTTCGAGAAAGAAGGCAAAACGGACTGGGACTCTGTTATCGTTGCtggttagttagttagttcttACAAAACTTTAGTTTCGTTCTTGTTACAGTTTACAGTAATGTTTCGTCATAATCCTATGAAACagtttgaaataaaaatagaaaaggtTGTGAGTTTGGAATTAGCAAAAAGACATGATAATGTTTTAGGATACTAGGAAGCTCATTGCTTTGGTTTTGTAATAACGAGTGATTGTTGTGTAGTAACGTGTGCTGTTTATGTATTAATAGAGGCAAAGAGGAGAAAGTGGCTTGAAGATAACCCGGAGACAACTAGTAACGACGAGCCTGTACTCTTCGATACCTCCATCATTCCATGGTGGGCATGGATGAAGAGATACCATCTACCCGAAGCTGAACTCCTCAATGGTTATTTTCCAATACACTATAAATATCCAAACATTATCTGAAAGTTTgaattgacttttttttttgggtttatctTGCAGGTCGTGCGGCGATGGTAGGGTTCTTCATGGCTTACTTTGTTGACAGCCTTACAGGAGTAGGACTTGTTGATCAAATGGGGAATTTCTTCTGCAAAACACTCTTGTTTGTGGCTGTAGCCGGAGTTCTTTTCATCCGCAAGAACGAAGATTTGGATAAACTAAAGGGTCTGATTGAAGAGACGACGTTATATGACAAGCAATGGCAAGCGGCATGGAAAGAGCCGGAGTCATCATCGTCATCAACGGTTTCTTCAAAGAAGTGAAGAAAATTTATGGCTTAACATGTTTCCTCTTTTGTTATGTGATGATGATAAGTGAAAGTCCCAAGATAATTTCTTTATTGTATTACTGATATTGAGATTGTAATCTTTCTGGCTTTAGAAATCTCCATGAAGTAGTCCGTCACAAAGAAAATCTAGGAAGGTCCTAGTGTAGTCCGATGCTGGGTAAAAAAAAGTCATCAAAATGCTTCAAAGTTTGTAGCAACTCATAAGCCGGTGTAACACATCAACATCCAATCATGAATCTTGCAGGGACATAGTATTCATGCAATTTGTAGTTCATTATCTGATGTGAAAAGCGTAGAGatagataatttttttcatgtatttttatgtattttttaaagattttgatgCAACTTGACCAAAATAACTAGAAAAAACAAGTCAAAATATCGATTAGAAAATCATGTGCAATGCAGATTAACA
This genomic window contains:
- the LOC103827669 gene encoding light-harvesting complex-like protein 3 isotype 2, chloroplastic; the encoded protein is MSISMALFSPPISSPLQNSNLIPKISLSLLSTKRLSLVSLTRASSDNGTSTPASATTVEAPTPKPASVEEVPVKSPAESPSASENGAVGAQEIDDMTTTTMTEIKFQDAKWVNGTWDLKQFEKEGKTDWDSVIVAEAKRRKWLEDNPETTSNDEPVLFDTSIIPWWAWMKRYHLPEAELLNGRAAMVGFFMAYFVDSLTGVGLVDQMGNFFCKTLLFVAVAGVLFIRKNEDLDKLKGLIEETTLYDKQWQAAWKEPESSSSSTVSSKK